From a single Leishmania infantum JPCM5 genome chromosome 36 genomic region:
- a CDS encoding stress-inducible protein STI1 homolog, with translation MEDYKAKGNDAFKAKRYQEAIDWYTKAIELDPNGEASGALYSNRAGSWQNLNNFEKAAVDSKQCIRLRPDWLKGYFRLGVAMESMGKYDEAQKAFQKALQLSPGNEEVMDKLHTVNTKVRERNEKTKSQQCKTPEEAKQLGNSFFKDGKYDQAAEFYTRAIELQTEPVKEKAVYYTNRAACHQQTHMYSLMVDDCNAAIEIDPANVKAYLRRGIAYEGMEKWKLALEDYTKAQSISPGVAGASQGILRCQRVLRN, from the coding sequence ATGGAGGACTATAAGGCCAAGGGCAATGACGCCTTCAAGGCAAAACGGTATCAGGAAGCGATTGACTGGTACACCAAGGCCATCGAGCTGGACCCTAACGGCGAGGCTTCTGGTGCTCTGTACTCGAATCGTGCAGGCAGCTGGCAAAATCTGAATAACTTCGAGAAGGCCGCTGTGGATTCGAAGCAGTGCATTCGCTTACGCCCTGATTGGCTTAAGGGCTACTTCCGCTTGGGTGTCGCCATGGAGAGCATGGGCAAGTAcgatgaggcgcagaaggcGTTCCAGAAGGCGCTCCAACTGAGCCCGGGTAACGAGGAGGTGATGGACAAGCTGCACACCGTTAATACTAAAGTACGCGAGCGCAACGAAAAGACAAAGTCGCAGCAGTGCAAGACCCCTGAGGAGGCCAAGCAGCTTGGCAACTCCTTCTTCAAGGACGGCAAGTATGACCAGGCTGCGGAGTTCTACACCCGTGCGATTGAACTGCAGACGGAGCCCGTcaaggagaaggcggtgtACTACACTAACCGTGCTGCCTGCCACCAGCAGACGCACATGTACTCTCTGATGGTGGATGACTGCAATGCCGCGATCGAGATCGACCCGGCGAATGTGAAGGCGTacctgcgccgcggcatcgcctACGAAGGCATGGAGAAGTGGAAGCTTGCGCTGGAAGACTACACGAAGGCGCAGTCCATTTCTCCCGGCGTGGCAGGCGCGTCTCAGGGTATTCTGCGATGCCAACGTGTTCTGCGCAACTAA
- a CDS encoding putative leucine carboxyl methyltransferase: MALIQTAHDACSRKVHCVRKGYLNDPFVSFFEKDHTIVNSPLMNRGTWLRTTAFENCVRGFATAAGQPIQVINFGAGMDTLYFRLKHSDPQFPVQKFVELDLADLVAEKERIIKRHGEMQSMVGSQYVLVSCDLYDARGVAKALKEHLHGGTPTIMIAEMVFVYIEGSVTTNLLRTVMSDVVEPGTKTMLVTYDAIQPFDRFGKVMVENLQHFGADFKGIGDFPTPEAHAQRCSELGFKAVKSVTMKNLYLGVPRQIQIRLNKLEMIDDWEEWNLMHEHYCFVVACTEDTPLPKLF, translated from the coding sequence ATGGCGTTGATTCAGACCGCCCATGACGCATGCTCCCGCAAGGTGCACTGTGTCCGCAAAGGCTATCTGAATGACCCGTTTGTGTCCTTCTTCGAAAAGGACCACACCATTGTGAATAGTCCGCTGATGAACCGTGGAACCTGGCTGCGGACAACGGCGTTTGAAAACTGCGTGCGGGGCTTCGCGACCGCCGCCGGACAACCGATCCAGGTAATCAACTTTGGCGCAGGAATGGACACGCTCTACTTCCGCCTAAAGCACAGCGACCCGCAGTTTCCGGTGCAGAAGTTTGTGGAACTCGACTTGGCTGATCTGGTCGCTGAGAAGGAGCGCATCATCAAGCGCCACGGCGAGATGCAATCGATGGTGGGCTCACAGTACGTGCTGGTCTCCTGCGACCTGTATGACGCCAGGGGTGTTGCgaaggcgctgaaggagcacctgcacggcggcacccCTACTATCATGATCGCGGAGATGGTGTTCGTGTACATTGAGGGCTCCGTCACCACTAATCTATTGCGAACTGTGATGAGCGACGTTGTCGAGCCTGGCACAAAGACTATGCTTGTCACCTACGACGCGATTCAGCCATTTGATCGCTTCGGCAAGGTCATGGTGGAGAATCTACAGCACTTCGGTGCCGATTTCAAAGGAATCGGCGACTTTCCCACGCCtgaggcacacgcgcagcggtgcagcgagcTTGGTTTCAAAGCAGTCAAGTCCGTCACTATGAAGAACCTCTACCTTGGCGTGCCACGTCAGATTCAAATTCGCCTCAACAAGCTGGAAATGATCGACGACTGGGAGGAGTGGAACTTGATGCACGAGCACTACTGCTTCGTCGTGGCGTGCACCGAAGACACCCCGCTACCAAAGCTTTTTTGA
- a CDS encoding putative DNA damage repair protein, protein MTAMSRSVRDQANSLQHFQQHSRLYFIGQWRTKMEDVFREWFIEHPEWNHGTLEQQRTFVHVDMDAFFCSVQLAKPEYAHLKTKPVGIAAGKYNSDISSCNYVARSYGIHAGMYVNSAKERCPQLVTLGYDLEACERVAKTLYQIIFDLFPTGVKMSMEVYSIDEVMLAADTADYALLQSFCETVRRELFSATGCTASCGIGPNIMLARLATDRGKPNGICVVHAKDVAQTMNALPLECIHGAGESTMEKICRALREQGIIDERTDAGGVTCGSAQKLKREALQRVLGKRQGETFYHLVRGEDGRVVTRTGDPEDQRHLGKRIPNAVGCSMNYAVRPEGVDDVWKIARQLLDDVCTKLRRTDAVAQGLRVTLLERHPLHPKETQKYMGRGKCVEVHLPIKLPHAMAADEVEAMELEIRKVVAPLLVASRAISDAERAAQLGLSSSEMDLVIWTVAIASLRDIVVADLRGMTVQATGLRQKQQAPLTRQRISGQQMTLATGFFNAKRPRTQDGVTVVEPTPAQPPSDTVRERPADSSVDAATLYLLYAQPWPRRDDATAAQWRRGCESACRQLDYPVVKAYLRCALAKLSEWPEPQEAAETFQQLLSFANTRLPAPLNFL, encoded by the coding sequence ATGACAGCGATGAGCCGGAGCGTGCGTGATCAGGCGAACAGCCTGCAGCACTTTCAGCAGCACTCACGACTTTATTTCATTGGGCAGTGGAGGACGAAGATGGAGGATGTGTTTCGTGAGTGGTTCATTGAGCACCCAGAGTGGAACCATGGTAcactggagcagcagcgcaccttTGTCCATGTCGACATGGACGCCTTCTTCTGCTCCGTGCAGCTGGCAAAGCCGGAGTACGCCCATCTGAAGACGAAGCCGGTGGGTATTGCTGCGGGCAAATACAACAGCGACATCTCCTCCTGCAACTACGTGGCGCGCTCGTACGGCATTCACGCCGGGATGTACGTGAACTCTGCGAAAGAGCGCTGCCCACAGCTGGTAACCCTCGGCTACGACCTCGAGGCATGCGAGCGCGTCGCCAAGACTCTCTACCAAATCATCTTCGATTTGTTTCCCACGGGTGTAAAAATGTCAATGGAGGTGTACAGTATCGATGAGGTGATGCTGGCAGCTGACACCGCCGACTACGCTTTGCTACAGTCCTTCTGCGAGACCGTTCGCAGGGAGCTGTTCAGCGCAACAGGGTGCACGGCTTCATGCGGAATCGGGCCCAACATTATGCTGGCGCGCCTCGCCACAGACCGCGGCAAGCCGAACGGGATTTGCGTTGTCCACGCCAAGGACGTGGCACAGACCATGAACGCACTTCCGCTGGAGTGCATTCACGGTGCGGGGGAGAGCACGATGGAGAAAAtctgccgcgcgctgcgtgagCAGGGCATCATAGACGAGAGGACTGACGCGGGCGGCGTCACGTGCGGGTCTGCGCAAAAACTGAAGCGTGAGGCTTTGCAGAGGGTTCTTGGCAAGAGGCAGGGCGAGACATTCTACCATCTAGTCCGTGGCGAGGACGGCCGCGTCGTCACGCGCACGGGCGATCCGGAGGACCAGCGGCATCTAGGTAAGCGGATTCCCAACGCTGTTGGTTGTTCCATGAACTACGCGGTGCGTCCTGAGGGGGTGGACGACGTATGGAAGATTGCGCGTCAACTGCTGGACGATGTGTGTACCAAGCTGCGGCGCACCGATGCAGTTGCCCAGGGGCTTCGCGTCACCCTACTGGAACGGCATCCGCTGCATCCGAAGGAGACGCAAAAGTACATGGGCCGCGGCAAATGTGTGGAGGTGCATTTGCCAATCAAGCTTCCGCACGCGATGGCGGCtgacgaggtggaggcgatggagcTGGAAATCCGGAAGGTGGTCGCCCCGTTGTTGGTTGCGTCGCGGGCTATATCCGATGCGGAGCGGGCGGCACAGCTGGGCCTCTCGTCAAGCGAGATGGACCTCGTGATTTGGACCGTCGCTATCGCGTCTCTGCGTGATATCGTCGTCGCGGATTTGCGTGGAATGACGGTGCAGGCGACGGGCCTCcggcagaagcagcaggcgccTTTAACACGTCAGCGCATCAGTGGGCAGCAGATGACCCTTGCAACTGGCTTCTTCAACGCGAAGCGACCGCGCACACAGGACGGAGTGACAGTGGTGGAACCCACACCCGCGCAGCCTCCATCTGACACTGTGCGTGAGCGACCTGCTGATAGCAGTGTAGACGCCGCGACACTCTATCTGTTGTACGCTCAGCCGTGGCCACGTCGTGATGACGCTACAGCGGCGCAgtggcgtcgcggctgcgaGAGTGCCTGCCGTCAACTCGACTACCCTGTTGTGAAGGCATATCTTCGCTGTGCCCTGGCGAAGCTATCCGAGTGGCCCGAGCCGCAGGAGGCCGCAGAAACCTTCCAGCAGTTGCTCTCCTTCGCGAACACCCGTCTTCCGGCGCCGCTCAACTTCTTGTGA
- a CDS encoding putative mRNA capping methyltransferase has protein sequence MSQNRAAAAYDDVTRKRKDDWSSQQVAFRHFNNFVKKALIQFSLDCVLANAAASPSEGAVVLDLASGRGGDIGKWFFMQSPSQSNPRALSAALHTSVYDCYDVSLECINEAERRCKEMIAAMERPPQCCASFTVADCFTESFLRGTLPCSPHFGRYSVVSIQFAFHYACKSLDLIRDVFSAVSDALAPGGVVLITTVDIEMLSKRAAEGTLGNELYSISFPNPPEYAAACNGNALLVTGTEYHFRLDGFVDCPEYVVPHDAVVQIASEARLRLCEGMSKPFSEFVPDYSANWKANKGNKLSPAELELVTLYRALCFVKEKVAL, from the coding sequence ATGTCACAGAaccgggcggcggcggcgtacgATGACGTGACACGAAAGCGGAAAGACGACTGGAGTAGTCAGCAGGTGGCGTTTCGACACTTCAACAACTTTGTAAAAAAGGCCTTGATCCAGTTTTCTCTCGACTGCGTGTTAGCCaacgcggctgcctcgccgtCAGAGGGTGCGGTGGTTCTCGATCTTGCCAGTGGACGAGGCGGGGACATCGGTAAGTGGTTTTTCATGCAAAGTCCGTCGCAGAGCAACCCCCGAGCGCTGTCGGCTGCCCTGCACACCTCCGTCTACGACTGCTACGATGTCTCTCTCGAGTGCATCAACGAGGCGGAGAGACGATGTAAGGAGATGATAGCCGCCATGGAGAGACCGCCGCAGTGCTGTGCCTCGTTCACCGTGGCTGACTGTTTCACTGAGTCGTTTCTACGAGGCACCTTGCCCTGCTCTCCGCATTTTGGTCGCTACAGCGTTGTGTCGATTCAGTTTGCGTTCCACTATGCCTGCAAGAGTCTCGATCTCATCCGCGACGTCTTCTCCGCTGTCTCTGATGCTCTCGCTCCCGGTGGTGTGGTGCTCATCACGACAGTCGACATAGAGATGCTCTCCAagcgggcggcggagggcaCGTTAGGCAACGAGCTGTACAGCATCTCTTTTCCCAATCCACCTGAGTACGCCGCAGCCTGCAACGGCAATGCCTTGCTTGTCACGGGCACTGAATACCACTTCCGCCTGGATGGCTTCGTTGACTGCCCCGAGTATGTGGTGCCGCACGATGCGGTGGTGCAAATCGCGAGTGAGGCCCGACTGCGGCTTTGCGAGGGCATGTCGAAGCCTTTCTCCGAGTTTGTGCCGGACTACTCCGCAAACTGGAAGGCAAACAAGGGCAACAAGCTCAGtccggcggagctggagcttGTGACCTTGTATCGCGCTCTGTGCTTCGTGAAAGAGAAGGTAGCACTCTAG